ATCACGACGCTGACATTATCCAGCGCACCGGTCAACAACAGCATGCTGAAACTCAAGGCAAACGAACGGGAGAATCCGAACACGATCGTCGCCAATCCAAAACCAGCCACCGATGCCAACAGGGCCCGACCGGCCCGCTCCAGGGGCGGGCGGTGGGCCAGAAAAAAGGCCATTCCCAGGGCACCGATCGCCGGCGCCGCCCGGAGCCAGCCAAGCCCCAGCGACCCGACCGCCAGGATGTCCTCCGCGTAGACCGGCAGCAGCGCTACCGCGCCGCCCAGCAGCACGGCGAACATGTCTAGCGTGATGGCGCCCAGGATCACCGGCCTCCGGCGGATGAAATCCAGACCCGCCACCAATGTATGCCAGTTGGGCGCGCCGCGCTCGGGCGTGTGACGACGGTGTTTTACGCCCATGAGCAATGCGCAAAATCCCAAGGCCAGGAACCCGTCGAGCAAATAGACGAGCCAAGGATCTCCGAGCAGGTGAACCAGGAACCCGCCGCAAGCGGGTCCCACGACCGAGGCTAGGTGAAACGTGCCCGTGGCCCAGGTGATCGCGTTGCCGAAATGTTCAAGCGGTACGATCTGCGGCAGCAACGACGCCTTGGCAGGTTGCTGGAATGCACGGCCCACGCCAATCGCCAACAGCGCCGCATACAACGTCCACAGCGGTGCCTGCGCGGCCGAGGCCCAGGCCATCAGCAGCGATGCCAGGCCGACGAGCGCCACGCAGACCATCACCAGATTGCGCCGGTCGACGCGATCAGCCACTTGCCCGGCGATCAGGCCCAGCAGCAGCACCGGCGCGAACTCGACCAGCCCGACGAGTCCCAGCGCCAGCGGCTGACCCGTCCGCTGGTAGATTTCCCAGCCGACGGCCACGGTCTGCATCTGATAGGCGACGACGAACAGGAAATTGCCGAGCAGAAAGATGCAGAAGCTGGGCGAGCGCAGCGATTCGTATGGATCGTGATCGGCGGGGCGTGGGAAGTCCGGTTCCTCGGGGGGCATCGATTCGGGCAGGTTGTTGGGGAATGACGCCCGACTGTCCTTCGGGCAGGATCATACGACTCATCATTTGCGCCGCGGCTGCTGCTGACAATACGCCTTGGGCCGGGGCCCCCGGGCGGTTCCGCCATACCGCGCGAGCTACAGGAAACACTGACCGCAACCGCGGTAGGTGGGCACGCGCTCGACGATACTTCCCTGGTCGACGATCAGGTACTCGCGAAAATGTTCGGCCAGTTCGCCCGCCTTGGCATGACGAAAGAGTACCGGATCGCCCGGCTGACAACCTGCGGACACATCGGCTGCCGTGGGGTTCGCAGACCGTAGCGGCGTTTGCACTTCGCCGCAGCCCTCGGTCGATACGAGCGCGAGCCCGGCGGGTAGATGGGGGCGCGGCACCTTGTCCCAGCCTGGCTCGCCCGAGGCGATGTAGCCTCCGCCCTGGCATGTGACATAGCCCGGATCCGAACTCCGCACGACCTGCAGGGCAAAAAACGCCGCCGGCTCGGGCCGCACGTTCGAGTAATAGTCGAACAGGTGCGAGCACAGAAACCCCGAGCCGGCCGTCAGCTCGGTGAGCCAAGGCTCGTCCACGGCATAGGTGATCGAGCCCGTGCCGCCACCGTTGAACAGTTCGAGTTTCAGGCCTTGGTGCTTCAAAGTCTCGGCCAATCGTCGCCGCAGTTCGGCGACGGCCCGCATCGAGCGGCGCCGGACTTCGGCGGCGATCGGGTTGAGCATTCGCTTGAACGGATTGCGGTCGCCCAGGCCGGCCACTTGTGCTTCGTAGCCCATCAGGCCGACGATTTCGATGCCGCGCAGACGCGCCGCTTGTTCGTAGACCGTTTGCACGTCCTCGACGCTGCGCAGCGGGCTGCGCCGCACGCCCAGGTGGAGGCGCCCGCCGAGCGGTCGCCACGACATGTCGACGTCGAGCACGATCGGAAACGGCCGGGCGACGCCGGCCATCGCTTCGGCGACGCGCTCTACGCTCGCCGCACCATCGAGCACCAGCCGCACCTGGCGCCCCGACTCGTGCACGCGGCGCAAGACATCGAGGTCCGTACGCTGCACGGTCGGGTAGGCGAGCAGAAAATCGTCGAACCCCTGCTCAGCGAGAAATCCCACCTCGCTGGCCGCGTAGCACATCAAGCCGCGATACGGCGGGCCGTAGTCGAGGATGCGCCGGATCAGCCAGGGTACGCGGACGCTTTTGGTGGCCAGGCGCAGCGCATGCTGCCGGCCCGAGCTGCGCAGCACGTCGGCCACAAGCGCCACGTTGCGGTCGAACGCGGCCAGGTCGACCACGGCGGCCGGCAGCGGTTCGTCGGCCAGCAACCGGCGCCATGCCGCATAGTCGAGCGGCGCCGCTGCATGGTGGGCACCCGCGTGATCCTCGGCAGCGATCGTCGTTCGATTCACGTCGCGTCAACCGCTCAGCGCCGACAACAACAGCCCCGGCACGCGGAACACGCTGGGCCGGTGGTAGAGGTCGACCACTTTCCAGGTCACCGCGTCGGCATTCTTCACCGAGGGGAACCACAACGGCTTGGGGAATACGGTAAACGGGCCCTCGAGGACCGTCTTCTCCGGCTGATCGAACAGGTAGGTATTGTGCACCCAGCCGATGCCGCTGGTCGGGTTCTGGATCGTGCCGCCGGGGTAACCGCCCCACGGCGGCGCGATCATCGCGTAGGACAACGCGCACCAATAGTTGATACCGATCGTGCCGTAGCGCAGCTCGGCGATGAGCTTCTGGAACGCTTCTTCGTTGCCGCGGCCCCTGCGGAACTGCGGGTGCGCGAGCACGCTGGCCCCCAACGTGCCGAACAGCCGGTCGTTGCAGAACTGCGCCGCGCGCGGCAGGAAATCGGTCTCGTCGTTGGCGTCCAGCCCCGTCTCGACGCACACGCACACGAACGATTCTTCGCCGAAATACTGCGGGTGCTCTTCCGGGTGGACGTTGAGCTTGAGCGTCCACGGCAGACAGCCCGGGCCGCAGTCGACCGGCGTTTCGCCGGTCCAGCGGCGATAGCGATCCTCGGCGCCGGGATAGTACGCCCGGCGCGGCGGGACCTTGGTCAGGATCTCGCGGACATAGTTGAGGAACGTGTCGCGCTGCGGCCAGCGCTTCCAGGTGACGATCGCCTTGGTCGCCGCGCAATTGAACGAACAGTTGTTGGTGATCGTCGAGACCAGGTTCTCGGCGTGGAACCGCAGTTGCTTGTCGGTGTAGGGGCCCGGCACCACGACCCACGGCGTGACGTTGCCCAGTTCGCTGGTGATCGGTTTGTGCAGCAGCGGGTTGTTGGCCGCCCGGCGCTCGTCGCGTTCGGGCCCCGGCGGCCCCCAGACGATCGCATCGTGCGAGTGCACGCTGCCGGTAATGTGCACCTCGTCGACCAATTCGTGGTTCGTGGCATAGCTGCCGACGTCGGCGCCGCCGTAGATGATCCGCAACAGGTTCTCGCGCACCAGCGGCTGGAACGCCCGCTCGAAGATCGGACCCAGATACTCATTGACCGGGTTCATCTTGAGCAGCACCACCTTGCCTTCCTGGAAGATCTTGGCAAAGGCGTCCGTCGGCGGGATGCTCGACACGTTGCCGGCCCCCAGCACCAGCGCAAGGCCTTCGTCCTGTTGGCCCTCGCGG
This Pirellulales bacterium DNA region includes the following protein-coding sequences:
- a CDS encoding alanine racemase: MNRTTIAAEDHAGAHHAAAPLDYAAWRRLLADEPLPAAVVDLAAFDRNVALVADVLRSSGRQHALRLATKSVRVPWLIRRILDYGPPYRGLMCYAASEVGFLAEQGFDDFLLAYPTVQRTDLDVLRRVHESGRQVRLVLDGAASVERVAEAMAGVARPFPIVLDVDMSWRPLGGRLHLGVRRSPLRSVEDVQTVYEQAARLRGIEIVGLMGYEAQVAGLGDRNPFKRMLNPIAAEVRRRSMRAVAELRRRLAETLKHQGLKLELFNGGGTGSITYAVDEPWLTELTAGSGFLCSHLFDYYSNVRPEPAAFFALQVVRSSDPGYVTCQGGGYIASGEPGWDKVPRPHLPAGLALVSTEGCGEVQTPLRSANPTAADVSAGCQPGDPVLFRHAKAGELAEHFREYLIVDQGSIVERVPTYRGCGQCFL
- a CDS encoding MFS transporter → MPPEEPDFPRPADHDPYESLRSPSFCIFLLGNFLFVVAYQMQTVAVGWEIYQRTGQPLALGLVGLVEFAPVLLLGLIAGQVADRVDRRNLVMVCVALVGLASLLMAWASAAQAPLWTLYAALLAIGVGRAFQQPAKASLLPQIVPLEHFGNAITWATGTFHLASVVGPACGGFLVHLLGDPWLVYLLDGFLALGFCALLMGVKHRRHTPERGAPNWHTLVAGLDFIRRRPVILGAITLDMFAVLLGGAVALLPVYAEDILAVGSLGLGWLRAAPAIGALGMAFFLAHRPPLERAGRALLASVAGFGLATIVFGFSRSFALSFSMLLLTGALDNVSVVIRQTLVQILTPEDMRGRVAAVNSIFIGASNELGGFESGLVAQWLGPVFSVVSGGAGTVLVVAAVALLWPELARYGRLGARQTP